Below is a genomic region from Spirosoma radiotolerans.
CCAACTTCGTATAGATTAACGAAACGCCTTCTTTCAAAGCCGCCACATCGTTTGTATTGTCGATGGATTGCATGGCCCGTTCGAAATCGTCAACAACCGGGATCAGCGCTTTCAATACGCCTTCATTGGCATTGTTAATCAACTCGAGTTTTTCCTTTGCTGTACGCCGACGGAAGTTCTCAAAATCAGCGTATAAACGGAGATATTTATCTTTCAGTTCGGCTACTTCGCCAGCACTTTTATTGGTGTCCGTTGGTGCGGCTTCAGCCACGACGCTTTCTGTTGACGTCGTTTCATCGGCTTCGGCTGGCTCTCCACCATTCACCGTTACAGCCTCTTCATTTGTCAGGTTGTCAGGTTGTTGCGTATCGCTGGATGCCTGATCATCCAAAATGTCTTTATTTTCCATTACTGAGCTTCTATTTCTCTTCCAGAAATTCATAAGCAAAGATGGGCAAAAGACCGGCCAAAACCGCATCTCCTGCCAACTTGGCACGATACATGACCTAGGATTTATGTAATTTGACTTACTTGCAGGATTTATCTGGTTAATAAATCTGTTTTGCTCGTACCGTTCCAGACGTTTTCACGATTATGGATTTGAATTCGCTGAGCGCGACAATTCTCTTTCGATGGAAAACGAAAGCAGCCTACTTATTTTGTCATGCACTCGCCAGCCAGCCATTATACGCAACTCATTAAAGCGAAAGCCGCAGCCTTAGGCTTTGACTTTTGCGGGGTGGCTAAAGCCGATTTTCTGGAAGATGAAGCGCCCCGGTTAGAAACCTGGTTGAAAAATGGGATGCATGGCCAGATGAATTATATGGCCAATCATTTCGACAAACGACTGGACCCTCGGTTGCTGGTCGATGATGCAAAATCAGTACTAACGGTACTACTTAATTATTATCCCGAGCAGAAACTTCCTGAAGGTGATGATGATTTGAAATTATCCAAATACGCCTACGGCACCGATTATCACTTTGTTATAAAAGACAAACTAAAAGATTTACTGACTTTTATACATGACGAAATTGGCGAGGTAGGCGGGCGTGCTTTCGTTGATTCGGCACCGGTAATGGATAAGGCCTGGGCCAAACGTGCCGGGCTTGGCTGGGTGGGCAAACATACGAATCTGATCAATAGAGAGATCGGTTCGTTTTTCTTTATCGGCGAACTGATTCTTGATCTGGAACTGGAGCCCGACGGTCCCATAACCGATTACTGCGGTACCTGTACGCGTTGCATCGACGCCTGCCCGACCGATGCCATTGTTGGTCCATATGTGGTCGATGGTAGTAAGTGCATTTCCTATTTTACCATTGAACTGAAAGAAGCCATTCCAACTGAAGTCCAGGGGAAATTTAACAACTGGATGTTTGGTTGTGATATTTGCCAGGACGTGTGCCCCTGGAACCGCTTTGCCCGCCCCCATAAAACACCCGCCTTCGACCCTCACCCCGACTTAGCCAAATTGACTAAAACCGATTGGGAAGAAATTACGGAAGATGTTTTCCGGGAAAT
It encodes:
- a CDS encoding nucleotide exchange factor GrpE, yielding MENKDILDDQASSDTQQPDNLTNEEAVTVNGGEPAEADETTSTESVVAEAAPTDTNKSAGEVAELKDKYLRLYADFENFRRRTAKEKLELINNANEGVLKALIPVVDDFERAMQSIDNTNDVAALKEGVSLIYTKLVKTLDGKGLKPMVSKGETFDADLHESVTQFPAPSEDLKGKVIEEIEKGYYLNDKVIRFAKVIVGS
- the queG gene encoding tRNA epoxyqueuosine(34) reductase QueG, translated to MHSPASHYTQLIKAKAAALGFDFCGVAKADFLEDEAPRLETWLKNGMHGQMNYMANHFDKRLDPRLLVDDAKSVLTVLLNYYPEQKLPEGDDDLKLSKYAYGTDYHFVIKDKLKDLLTFIHDEIGEVGGRAFVDSAPVMDKAWAKRAGLGWVGKHTNLINREIGSFFFIGELILDLELEPDGPITDYCGTCTRCIDACPTDAIVGPYVVDGSKCISYFTIELKEAIPTEVQGKFNNWMFGCDICQDVCPWNRFARPHKTPAFDPHPDLAKLTKTDWEEITEDVFREIFRRSAVKRTKLEGLKRNISFVAPTADPSRSE